Below is a genomic region from Pseudomonas sp. JQ170C.
CCAGAACGCCATCAACCAGGCCAAGCACTTCAACCAGAGCGTCGAACTTACAGGCCTGGCCCTGACCAAGCTCGACGGCACCGCCAAGGGCGGGGTGATCTTTGCTCTGGCCAAGCAGTTCGGTTTGCCGATCCGCTATATTGGCGTGGGCGAAGGTATCGACGATCTGCGCACCTTCGAGGCCGAACCCTTCGTGAAAGCACTGTTTGCCGAGCGGGAGCATCCATGATTCGATTCGAGCAGGTCGCCAAGCGCTACCCCAATGGCCACGTAGGCTTGCATGAGTTGAGTTTTCGGGTGCGTCGGGGCGAATTCCTGTTCGTCACCGGTCATTCCGGCGCCGGCAAGAGCACCTTGTTGCGCCTGTTGCTGGCAATGGAGCGCCCCACCAGCGGCAAGCTGCTGCTGGCCGGGCAGGACCTGGGACAGATCAGCAATGCGCAGATCCCCTTCCTGCGCCGTCAGATCGGCGTCGTGTTCCAGAACCACCAGCTGTTGTTCGACCGTACCGTATTCAATAACGTCGCCCTGCCGCTGCAGATCCTTGGCCTTTCCAAGGTCGAAATCGCCAAACGGGTCGATTCCGCGCTGGAGCGCGTGGCCCTGTCGGACAAGGCCGAGCTGTTCCCGGGCGACCTGTCCACCGGCCAGCAACAGCGCGTCGGTATCGCCCGCGCCATCGTTCACCGTCCGGCCTTGCTGCTGGCGGACGAACCCACCGGTAACCTCGACCCGCGCCTGGCCG
It encodes:
- the ftsE gene encoding cell division ATP-binding protein FtsE encodes the protein MIRFEQVAKRYPNGHVGLHELSFRVRRGEFLFVTGHSGAGKSTLLRLLLAMERPTSGKLLLAGQDLGQISNAQIPFLRRQIGVVFQNHQLLFDRTVFNNVALPLQILGLSKVEIAKRVDSALERVALSDKAELFPGDLSTGQQQRVGIARAIVHRPALLLADEPTGNLDPRLAAEIMGVFEDINRLGTSVLIASHDLALIARMRHRMLTLQRGRLIGDGEAGQ